A single window of Streptococcus cristatus ATCC 51100 DNA harbors:
- a CDS encoding sensor histidine kinase, with protein sequence MDTVKFFTKLLTRYVLLILALIIGLVFVYGLVFSAYFSFYGKEKPELLYTKIAQSSQENNFNFDKSSKIEMDKQNTWAMVLNQDGNIVQSYHLPKGLKKHYTNADMVKFSRWYLEDYPVFSYVRGQQILVLGYPKKHSLAKFNFYANTQFIRNFLSLGLVFLGIILLLIFILLSRSKLRIKKEMEPIITAVTSLSQGQNIVLKEKGNFSEIKTALNETSHILEESNTMKEQWIRGVSHDLRNPLMLISGYNSQLEQQYGKGKQTEEIENQIQTMKEMISNLNMSYLLDNQKRHSEFSNLDLVTVLRTVIADILNNYETITLHFDLPAETVLVKGEVTLLARAFRNLLLNSIMHSGSNQIDLTYQLSDNKVLIVIADQGDITAQKITELNQKSTNYESHGMGTVITKQIIKLHQGEIVFLDNHPGLKVTISLPLVKE encoded by the coding sequence ATGGATACCGTTAAATTTTTTACTAAGTTATTAACCAGGTATGTTCTATTAATCTTGGCTTTAATCATAGGACTTGTTTTTGTTTATGGTTTGGTTTTCTCAGCCTATTTTAGTTTCTATGGAAAGGAAAAACCGGAACTACTTTACACTAAAATCGCTCAATCGAGTCAAGAGAATAATTTCAATTTTGATAAAAGCAGCAAAATTGAAATGGATAAACAAAATACTTGGGCTATGGTACTGAATCAAGATGGCAATATTGTCCAATCTTATCATTTACCTAAAGGACTCAAAAAGCATTATACGAATGCTGATATGGTTAAATTTTCACGTTGGTATTTAGAAGATTACCCTGTTTTCTCCTATGTACGTGGTCAGCAAATTTTAGTTTTGGGCTATCCTAAAAAGCATTCCTTAGCAAAATTTAATTTCTATGCTAATACGCAATTTATTAGGAATTTTCTCAGTTTGGGACTTGTTTTCTTGGGTATTATTCTTTTACTTATTTTTATTCTTTTGAGCCGATCAAAGTTGCGTATTAAAAAGGAGATGGAGCCGATTATTACTGCTGTCACTTCTTTATCTCAAGGTCAAAATATCGTTCTTAAAGAAAAGGGAAATTTCTCTGAAATTAAGACGGCTCTCAATGAGACATCTCATATTTTGGAAGAAAGCAACACGATGAAAGAGCAATGGATTAGAGGGGTCAGTCATGATTTACGCAATCCTCTTATGCTCATATCAGGTTATAACAGTCAGTTAGAGCAGCAATATGGCAAAGGAAAGCAGACAGAGGAAATTGAAAATCAGATTCAAACTATGAAAGAAATGATTTCTAATCTCAATATGAGCTACTTATTGGATAACCAAAAGCGTCACTCCGAATTTTCCAATCTTGATTTGGTTACTGTCCTACGAACAGTAATTGCCGATATATTGAATAATTATGAAACAATTACACTTCATTTTGATTTGCCTGCCGAGACAGTGTTGGTAAAAGGAGAGGTAACTTTATTAGCAAGAGCTTTTAGAAATCTCTTACTTAATAGTATTATGCACAGCGGCTCTAACCAGATTGATCTGACTTATCAATTATCTGATAATAAAGTGCTCATCGTCATTGCGGATCAAGGAGATATTACAGCTCAAAAAATTACTGAGCTAAATCAAAAATCAACTAATTATGAATCACATGGTATGGGAACAGTTATCACCAAACAAATTATTAAATTACATCAAGGTGAAATTGTTTTTTTAGACAATCATCCAGGCTTAAAAGTCACCATTTCTTTACCTTTAGTAAAGGAATAA
- a CDS encoding class I SAM-dependent methyltransferase, which produces MLRPLQMAHEFLAEVVTKEDVVVDATMGNGHDTLFLAKLAKQVYAFDIQEQAVDKTRQRLAEAGMDNAQLILAGHETLDQYTDHFKAAIFNLGYLPSADKSVITRPDTTLEALEKVCRGLEKGGRAAIMIYYGHEGGEVEKDAVLDFVSQLPQQDFTVALYKTINQINNPPFLVMIEKLKGK; this is translated from the coding sequence ATGTTAAGACCCTTACAGATGGCTCATGAATTTTTGGCAGAAGTCGTGACCAAGGAAGATGTTGTAGTGGACGCTACTATGGGCAATGGACATGATACCCTTTTTCTGGCTAAGTTGGCCAAGCAAGTCTATGCTTTTGACATTCAGGAGCAGGCTGTGGACAAGACTCGCCAGCGCTTAGCAGAAGCTGGCATGGACAATGCTCAGCTAATCTTGGCTGGCCATGAGACTCTGGACCAATACACAGACCATTTCAAGGCAGCGATTTTTAATCTGGGCTACCTGCCTTCGGCGGACAAGTCTGTCATTACCCGACCAGATACGACGCTGGAAGCTTTGGAAAAGGTCTGCCGAGGCTTAGAAAAAGGTGGCCGTGCAGCTATCATGATTTACTACGGGCATGAAGGTGGTGAAGTTGAAAAAGATGCGGTGCTAGACTTCGTCAGTCAGCTGCCCCAGCAGGACTTTACTGTCGCCCTTTACAAGACCATCAATCAGATTAACAACCCGCCTTTTTTGGTTATGATTGAGAAATTAAAAGGAAAATAA
- a CDS encoding ABC transporter permease yields MITFEFKKIKKSAIPITLIFFNLVGSLLGAMIYALNQKVLLDGTQARVLWGQTVFYSSQVFTPILIGIICSISCQFEESNKNWQRLLSIPVKANRIILSKITSLSLVMAISQLIVLLLYIISALVLKVPFANYLLDFLLWSITGWLATITIVTIQIFLSIRLKNFAVPILISAILAMAGLMTLFIGQGLFRIFPYAQIAVGDRARSLVPFTLSEFILFLVVNSAYIFVFYTLAVRQLKKRFI; encoded by the coding sequence ATGATTACTTTTGAATTTAAAAAAATCAAAAAAAGTGCTATTCCGATAACGCTAATCTTCTTTAACCTTGTTGGGTCCTTATTGGGAGCAATGATTTACGCTCTCAATCAAAAGGTGCTCCTAGATGGTACACAAGCTCGCGTCCTTTGGGGACAAACAGTTTTCTATTCCTCGCAGGTATTTACTCCTATTCTGATCGGGATTATCTGTTCCATCAGTTGTCAATTCGAGGAAAGTAATAAAAACTGGCAGCGCTTATTAAGTATTCCGGTTAAGGCCAATCGTATCATTTTATCAAAAATCACCAGCTTATCACTAGTCATGGCTATTAGTCAACTGATAGTTCTTCTCTTATATATTATCAGCGCTTTGGTTTTGAAGGTACCTTTTGCAAATTATCTACTGGACTTTTTGCTTTGGTCTATCACAGGTTGGCTAGCAACCATTACTATTGTCACCATTCAAATTTTTCTTAGTATTCGCTTAAAAAATTTCGCAGTGCCTATTCTTATATCAGCTATTTTGGCTATGGCAGGACTTATGACCCTCTTTATTGGACAAGGTCTTTTTAGAATTTTCCCTTATGCTCAGATTGCTGTTGGTGATCGAGCTCGTTCCTTAGTCCCTTTTACCTTATCTGAATTTATCCTTTTCTTAGTTGTCAATAGTGCTTATATTTTTGTCTTCTATACCTTAGCAGTTAGACAGCTTAAAAAGAGATTTATTTAA
- a CDS encoding response regulator transcription factor: MNYKEKKILILDDNPEILEMVQESLIIAGFSNLTSVQSQKEALEQFEEKSFDLVILDIMLPEGSGFEVLKGIRKTSTVPVLFLSAISDIEKQYQGFELGADDYIIKPFRPRDLELRILSILKRAYPEKEDTLVLPACQVHFSQALITKGKLEIQLTAKEYSILKILYDNKNRIVTFDQLLEKVWGLQYQGYDNTLMAHIRKIRQKIEANPSKPESLITVKGLGYKLKVN; encoded by the coding sequence ATGAATTATAAAGAAAAGAAGATTTTAATTTTAGACGATAACCCAGAAATTTTAGAAATGGTGCAAGAATCATTGATCATTGCTGGGTTTAGCAATCTAACAAGTGTACAATCACAAAAAGAAGCTTTGGAGCAATTTGAAGAAAAATCTTTTGATTTAGTTATTTTAGACATTATGCTGCCTGAAGGATCAGGATTTGAAGTTTTAAAAGGTATCCGTAAGACTTCAACGGTTCCTGTTTTGTTTTTGTCGGCAATCTCCGATATAGAAAAACAATATCAGGGCTTTGAGCTAGGGGCAGATGACTATATTATCAAGCCTTTCCGCCCAAGAGATTTGGAGCTGCGTATTCTTTCCATCTTAAAAAGAGCCTATCCCGAAAAGGAAGATACCCTTGTTTTGCCTGCTTGCCAGGTGCATTTTAGCCAAGCCTTGATTACCAAAGGAAAACTAGAGATTCAGCTGACAGCTAAGGAATACAGTATTCTTAAGATCCTATATGATAATAAGAATCGCATTGTCACTTTTGACCAACTCTTAGAAAAGGTCTGGGGATTACAATACCAAGGCTATGATAATACCCTAATGGCTCATATTCGTAAGATTCGACAAAAGATTGAAGCCAATCCTTCTAAACCAGAAAGCTTAATAACGGTTAAAGGTTTGGGTTACAAACTAAAGGTGAATTAA
- a CDS encoding phosphatase PAP2 family protein: MRDKQTFLMKGSFALLLFVILGYMVKFYPEQLVAFDSPIQTWLRGDLPAALTTFFKLVTSVIDPLGIIIWVSALVLFFLYKKWKLEAALLAGNLVLHGILIKLIKLVYQRSRPSISHLVEEGGYSFPSGHAMATAIVVGTLIIIVQQRMQNQQIKRLVQGLLLLFILTIMASRVYLGVHYPTDVIGGALMGFAILNIEFPFYDKLRFQWRFRGKQK; this comes from the coding sequence ATGAGAGATAAACAAACATTTTTAATGAAGGGCAGTTTTGCCCTTTTACTTTTCGTCATATTAGGCTACATGGTCAAGTTTTATCCAGAGCAGCTAGTTGCCTTTGATAGCCCGATTCAAACTTGGCTGCGAGGAGACTTGCCTGCAGCTTTGACGACATTTTTCAAACTAGTGACCAGTGTGATTGACCCACTAGGAATTATTATCTGGGTTTCTGCCCTTGTCCTATTTTTCCTTTATAAAAAATGGAAGCTGGAAGCTGCCTTGCTGGCAGGAAATCTGGTCTTACATGGGATTTTGATTAAGCTGATTAAACTCGTCTACCAAAGAAGTCGGCCCAGTATTTCACATTTGGTCGAAGAGGGAGGCTATTCTTTCCCAAGTGGGCATGCCATGGCGACAGCCATTGTTGTTGGGACCTTGATTATCATTGTCCAGCAACGGATGCAAAATCAACAAATTAAGCGTCTGGTACAGGGCTTGCTCCTGCTCTTTATCTTGACCATTATGGCATCCAGAGTCTATCTGGGGGTGCACTATCCGACAGATGTGATTGGAGGAGCCTTGATGGGCTTTGCCATTCTCAATATCGAGTTTCCCTTTTATGACAAGCTGCGCTTTCAATGGCGTTTCAGGGGAAAACAGAAATAA
- a CDS encoding ABC transporter ATP-binding protein: MNNYIVETNQLSKDFSGEVAVNQLSIHIRKNEIYGFLGPNGAGKSTAMKMLLGLLQPSHGSIKLFGKTFNSNQISLLSNVGSLIEEPSYYANLTGYENLEIIQKLLKLPKRNIDEVLKIVRLFDQKDKLVKNYSLGMKQRLGIALAIVKFPKLLILDEPTNGLDPAGIQEIRELIKSLPQKYDMTIIVSSHILSEIEQMATTVGIINHGQLLFEGHLSDLEEDEKYLFETSDDVTAKRILMFNGFNLDDDPKLIINDNNKVNIATAIRLLVENNVDIYQVRMIRRSLEDVFLDMTGREGSVL; this comes from the coding sequence ATGAACAATTATATCGTTGAAACCAACCAATTAAGTAAGGATTTTTCAGGTGAAGTAGCCGTTAATCAGCTCTCTATTCATATTAGAAAAAATGAAATTTATGGTTTTTTAGGACCAAATGGTGCTGGTAAGAGTACTGCTATGAAAATGCTTTTAGGATTGTTGCAACCAAGCCATGGTTCCATTAAGCTCTTTGGCAAAACCTTTAATAGCAATCAAATATCACTCCTCTCAAATGTAGGTTCCCTCATTGAAGAGCCCTCTTACTATGCTAATTTGACCGGTTATGAAAATCTTGAAATTATCCAAAAATTGCTTAAATTACCAAAAAGAAATATTGATGAAGTCTTAAAGATTGTCAGGCTTTTCGATCAAAAAGACAAGCTAGTTAAAAACTATTCACTAGGCATGAAACAACGTTTAGGAATTGCGTTAGCTATTGTTAAATTTCCTAAATTACTGATTTTGGATGAGCCAACTAATGGTTTAGACCCTGCCGGTATTCAAGAAATTCGTGAGCTTATCAAGTCTTTACCACAAAAATACGATATGACTATCATCGTTTCTAGCCATATTCTTTCAGAAATTGAACAGATGGCTACAACTGTTGGCATTATCAATCATGGTCAATTACTTTTTGAAGGCCACCTATCTGACCTTGAAGAAGATGAAAAATATCTGTTTGAGACCAGTGATGATGTAACTGCTAAAAGAATACTAATGTTCAATGGTTTTAATTTGGATGATGACCCAAAATTGATTATCAACGATAACAATAAAGTTAATATAGCCACTGCTATTCGACTCTTAGTTGAAAATAATGTTGATATTTATCAAGTTCGTATGATTCGTCGATCGCTGGAAGATGTTTTCCTTGATATGACAGGACGGGAAGGAAGTGTCTTGTAA
- a CDS encoding cation:proton antiporter, whose translation MEILLYTIVFLLLLVVSNVTNRLLPQLPLPLVQIVLGISLGFLLPQGKFHLDTELFLALVIGPLLFREAEESNITSILKHWRIILYLIFPVIFISTLGLGYLAHLLWAALPLAACIAVGAALGPTDLVAFASLSERFSFPKRVENILKGEGLLNDASGLVAFRVALLAWTTGSFSLGKASISLVLSIIGGFAIGMASAALNRWLHKLLMSAQVSDIASELLLELSLPLVTFFLAEEIHVSGIIAVVVAGIFKASRFKRITLLEAQVDSVTETIWNTVNFMLNGSVFIILGIELKMIAEPILKSPIYDNLLLLVSIVLLTFLLFALRFLMLFSFYFIRIRRLHKNVGNYLKEMLLLTFSGVKGTVSIATILLIPSQLEQDHPLLLFLVAGVTFLSFLTGLLTLPHLSEEREEENEHLMHIAILNEVVSELEAGLKQTKAKAPLYAAIDNYHGRIENLILEQEDKATQRDLAALKLLILSIENDGLEQAFEEGKISDRSYHLYQRYLHNIEQDINRNLVSRFTYMFLVTLRVLRMLLHEIVTLGARWRSWRQGGAKHLTAENMEDIAELYLSNTEVIIESLEHLKGIYKPSLITFLQESRLRETEIIGSGAFVERVIARFKPNNISEIIWGYYLERKIIFEYEKKKLISSSYAKRLRQNVNNLENYSLKERANTLPYDMVNYARER comes from the coding sequence GTGGAAATCCTTCTCTACACGATTGTTTTTTTGCTCTTATTGGTTGTATCGAATGTGACTAATCGCTTGCTGCCCCAGCTTCCTTTACCTCTAGTGCAAATTGTGCTGGGAATTTCGCTTGGTTTTCTCCTTCCTCAGGGGAAATTTCATTTAGATACAGAGCTATTTTTGGCCTTGGTAATTGGGCCATTGCTCTTTCGGGAGGCTGAGGAAAGCAATATTACCAGTATTCTCAAGCACTGGCGAATCATTTTGTATTTGATTTTTCCAGTTATCTTTATTTCAACGCTTGGTTTGGGCTATCTGGCTCATCTTCTCTGGGCTGCTTTGCCCTTGGCGGCCTGCATTGCCGTAGGAGCTGCTTTGGGTCCGACAGACTTGGTTGCCTTTGCTTCCCTATCAGAGCGTTTTTCCTTCCCCAAGCGGGTGGAAAATATCCTAAAAGGAGAGGGATTGCTTAATGATGCTTCTGGTCTGGTTGCTTTTCGTGTGGCTCTTTTGGCCTGGACTACAGGAAGTTTTTCCCTAGGAAAAGCTAGTATATCCTTAGTTCTTTCCATTATCGGTGGTTTTGCCATCGGGATGGCCAGCGCAGCTCTTAATCGCTGGTTGCATAAACTGCTGATGAGTGCCCAAGTATCAGATATTGCTAGTGAGCTCTTGCTGGAGCTGAGCCTACCCTTGGTTACCTTCTTTTTAGCGGAGGAAATCCATGTTTCAGGGATTATCGCAGTGGTCGTCGCAGGTATCTTTAAGGCTAGCCGCTTCAAGCGGATAACACTTCTGGAAGCCCAGGTGGATTCGGTTACAGAAACCATCTGGAATACAGTGAACTTTATGCTCAATGGTTCTGTCTTTATCATTTTAGGGATCGAACTGAAGATGATTGCAGAGCCAATCTTAAAGAGCCCAATTTACGATAATCTCTTGCTACTCGTGAGCATTGTCCTTCTGACTTTCTTACTCTTTGCCCTTCGGTTTCTTATGCTGTTCAGTTTTTACTTCATTCGAATCAGAAGATTGCACAAGAATGTTGGAAACTACCTAAAGGAAATGCTGCTGCTGACCTTTTCAGGTGTCAAAGGAACTGTCTCCATTGCGACTATTCTTTTGATTCCGAGCCAATTGGAGCAAGATCATCCTTTGTTGCTTTTCTTGGTAGCAGGTGTGACCTTTCTTAGCTTTCTGACAGGTTTGCTCACTCTTCCTCATCTGTCTGAGGAAAGAGAAGAGGAAAACGAGCACCTCATGCACATTGCTATTTTAAATGAAGTGGTGAGTGAGCTGGAAGCAGGCCTTAAGCAAACCAAGGCTAAGGCACCTCTCTATGCGGCTATTGACAATTACCATGGTCGTATCGAAAACCTAATCCTTGAACAGGAAGATAAGGCCACTCAGCGAGACTTGGCAGCTCTGAAATTATTGATTTTGAGTATCGAAAATGATGGTTTGGAGCAAGCTTTTGAGGAAGGAAAAATCAGCGATCGTAGCTATCATCTTTATCAGCGTTACCTACATAATATTGAGCAGGACATCAATCGAAACTTAGTTTCTCGATTTACCTATATGTTTCTCGTTACACTGCGCGTATTGCGCATGTTGCTCCATGAAATCGTCACTCTTGGTGCCAGATGGCGCTCTTGGAGGCAAGGTGGAGCTAAGCATCTAACTGCTGAGAATATGGAGGATATAGCAGAGCTTTATCTGTCCAATACCGAAGTCATTATCGAAAGTTTGGAACATCTAAAAGGTATTTATAAGCCTTCTCTAATTACTTTTCTGCAGGAATCTCGACTAAGGGAAACGGAGATCATCGGTAGTGGTGCCTTCGTCGAGCGTGTTATTGCGCGATTCAAGCCCAATAACATCTCAGAAATAATCTGGGGCTATTATTTGGAGAGAAAAATTATCTTTGAATACGAGAAAAAGAAATTGATCTCAAGTAGCTATGCTAAACGCCTGCGCCAAAATGTCAATAATTTAGAAAATTACTCACTGAAAGAAAGAGCCAATACTCTACCTTATGACATGGTTAATTACGCTAGAGAGCGCTAG
- a CDS encoding MGMT family protein, whose translation MNPEAIKSVLALVDEIPSGRVATYGQIARLIERPKNARLVGKILSQSELYDGKHPCHRVVNAAGRLAPGWEDQAHLLWAEGVDLKVNGCVDLKRYQWEA comes from the coding sequence TTGAATCCAGAAGCCATCAAGTCGGTTTTAGCTCTTGTGGATGAGATTCCCTCTGGGCGCGTGGCGACCTATGGTCAGATTGCTCGTTTGATTGAGCGGCCTAAAAACGCCCGTTTAGTCGGGAAGATTCTCAGCCAGTCGGAGCTTTATGATGGCAAGCATCCTTGCCATCGGGTGGTCAATGCGGCAGGGCGCCTCGCACCAGGCTGGGAAGACCAAGCACACTTGCTCTGGGCGGAGGGAGTAGACTTGAAGGTCAATGGCTGTGTGGACCTCAAGCGTTATCAGTGGGAGGCATGA
- a CDS encoding ABC transporter permease, which produces MLNLQLEFIKLKRRSFLLSLIAIVAVGLIWSSVVIKYELPKTHEAYNAIYTMTYLNDFILPLFIAVLASRLLELEHLGKTFKLLQTSNESPWQLFKAKLTVMAIFAFVVSLIQTLFLKFIIQGMQVSVTPVSLSLFLFTTFLVCLFLSCLHLCLAFIYPKPSVTVVTGLIGSFLSFVGIGALPVPIRIFIPWQYFSMMGIAKRVAGTNTYLFQYDNAYPFKLVVLLLIIFLSIFASKKLIGKADLL; this is translated from the coding sequence ATGCTGAATTTACAATTAGAATTTATCAAACTAAAAAGACGGTCTTTCTTGTTATCTTTGATTGCTATTGTAGCAGTGGGCTTGATTTGGAGTAGCGTTGTTATCAAATATGAATTACCTAAAACACATGAGGCCTATAATGCCATTTATACCATGACTTACTTGAATGATTTTATTTTGCCACTTTTCATTGCAGTTTTAGCGTCTAGACTACTGGAATTGGAACATCTAGGCAAAACTTTTAAACTCTTGCAAACCAGTAACGAAAGTCCTTGGCAACTTTTTAAAGCTAAATTGACTGTGATGGCTATTTTTGCCTTTGTTGTCAGTTTGATTCAAACGCTTTTTCTGAAATTTATTATTCAAGGCATGCAGGTCAGTGTGACACCTGTTTCATTGAGTCTCTTTTTGTTCACAACTTTTTTGGTTTGTCTCTTTCTGTCTTGTTTACATCTTTGCTTAGCTTTTATCTATCCAAAGCCAAGTGTGACAGTAGTAACAGGCTTAATTGGTTCCTTCCTGTCATTTGTAGGTATCGGTGCGTTACCAGTTCCTATTCGTATTTTCATTCCTTGGCAATATTTCTCTATGATGGGAATCGCTAAACGGGTGGCTGGAACTAACACTTATCTTTTTCAATACGATAATGCTTATCCCTTTAAATTAGTCGTATTATTGCTTATCATTTTTTTAAGCATCTTTGCCAGTAAAAAACTCATTGGAAAGGCGGATCTATTATGA
- a CDS encoding ISL3 family transposase, protein MEQLNFITNLLGIKDPNITILDYVDAGTHKEIIAKLDYPAPKCPHCQGQMAKYDFQKESKIPYLECAGYKTLIRLRKQRFRCQDCGKMAVAETSLVKKNHQIATIVKQKIAQKLIEKVSMTAIAESLAVSTSTVIRKLKEFEFTTDLNYLPEHMSWDEYSFKKGKISFIAQDFDSRRILAILDGRTQVTISNHFLRYSRQVRSRVKVITMDMFSPYYDLAKQLFPNAKIVLDRFHIVQHLIRAMSRVRVQIMNQLDRKSHEYKAIKRYWKLIQQDSRKLSHKRFYRPTFRMHLTNREILEKLLSYSQELREHYELYQLLLFHFQERQAEHFFGLIEERIACINPIFQTVFKTFLKDKDKIINALELPYSNAKLEATNNLIKVIKRNAFGFRNFDNFKTRILIALNIKKERTNSVLSRV, encoded by the coding sequence ATGGAGCAATTAAATTTTATCACAAACTTACTCGGAATAAAAGACCCTAACATCACTATTTTAGATTATGTAGATGCTGGTACACATAAAGAAATCATCGCTAAGCTAGATTACCCCGCACCTAAATGCCCTCACTGCCAAGGACAAATGGCTAAATATGATTTCCAGAAAGAATCAAAAATTCCCTACCTAGAGTGTGCGGGATATAAGACATTGATTCGGTTGAGAAAACAGCGCTTCCGCTGTCAGGATTGCGGAAAAATGGCTGTCGCAGAAACTTCTTTAGTCAAGAAAAACCACCAAATCGCAACCATTGTCAAGCAGAAAATCGCCCAAAAATTGATCGAGAAAGTCTCTATGACGGCCATCGCTGAAAGCTTAGCAGTTTCCACGTCAACAGTCATTCGTAAGTTGAAAGAATTCGAGTTCACAACTGACCTCAACTACCTTCCAGAACACATGAGCTGGGATGAATACAGCTTCAAGAAAGGTAAAATAAGCTTCATTGCACAGGATTTTGATTCAAGAAGGATCCTAGCTATCTTAGATGGGCGGACACAAGTGACCATTAGCAATCATTTCCTTCGTTATTCTAGACAGGTGAGAAGTCGCGTGAAAGTCATTACCATGGACATGTTTAGCCCCTACTACGACTTGGCTAAACAACTTTTTCCAAACGCTAAAATCGTCCTCGATCGCTTTCATATTGTACAACATCTCATCCGGGCTATGAGCCGTGTTCGTGTTCAAATCATGAATCAATTGGATCGAAAATCACACGAGTACAAGGCAATCAAACGCTACTGGAAACTGATCCAACAAGATAGTCGGAAACTAAGTCATAAACGCTTTTATCGCCCGACTTTTCGCATGCACTTGACCAACAGAGAGATTCTGGAAAAGTTGCTCTCGTACTCTCAAGAACTAAGGGAACATTATGAGCTCTACCAACTCTTACTCTTTCATTTTCAAGAGAGACAAGCTGAACATTTCTTTGGTCTCATTGAAGAAAGAATTGCTTGTATAAATCCTATCTTTCAGACTGTTTTTAAGACCTTTCTTAAGGACAAAGATAAAATTATAAACGCTTTAGAACTGCCATACTCAAACGCAAAACTAGAAGCTACGAATAATCTCATCAAGGTCATCAAGCGCAACGCTTTTGGCTTCCGAAACTTTGACAACTTTAAAACTAGAATTCTCATCGCTTTGAATATTAAAAAGGAGAGAACCAATTCGGTCCTCTCCAGGGTATGA
- a CDS encoding TIGR01212 family radical SAM protein (This family includes YhcC from E. coli K-12, an uncharacterized radical SAM protein.): MEGMKSYNALNDYYRKLFGEKTFKVPIDAGFDCPNRDGTVAHGGCTFCTVSGSGDAIVAPDAPIREQFYKEIDFMHRKWPDVRKYLVYFQNFTNTHEKLEVIRERYEQAINEPGVVGLNIGTRPDCLPDETIAYLADLSERMHVTVELGLQTTYEETSDLINRAHSYELYVETVQQVRKLAPKTEIVSHLINGLPGETHEMMLENVRRCVTDNDIQGIKLHLLHLMTNTRMQRDYHEGRLQLLSQEEYVSIICDQLEIIPEHIVIHRITGDAPRDMLIGPMWSLNKWEVLNAIEAEMRRRGSKQGCKAKEQKFVC; this comes from the coding sequence ATGGAAGGTATGAAATCTTACAATGCTTTGAATGATTATTATCGAAAACTTTTTGGAGAAAAGACCTTTAAGGTGCCCATTGATGCGGGCTTTGACTGTCCCAATCGGGATGGCACCGTGGCGCATGGAGGCTGCACTTTCTGTACCGTTTCGGGTTCTGGTGATGCCATTGTGGCGCCGGATGCGCCCATTCGCGAGCAGTTCTATAAGGAAATTGACTTTATGCACCGCAAGTGGCCGGATGTTCGCAAGTATCTGGTTTATTTCCAGAACTTCACCAATACCCATGAGAAGCTTGAGGTGATCCGTGAGCGCTATGAACAGGCCATTAACGAGCCTGGCGTCGTTGGTCTCAATATCGGGACTCGGCCTGACTGCTTGCCTGACGAGACCATCGCCTACTTGGCTGATCTGTCTGAGCGTATGCATGTGACTGTAGAGCTGGGGCTTCAGACTACCTATGAGGAGACCTCGGACCTCATCAATCGTGCCCATTCTTATGAGCTTTATGTGGAAACAGTCCAGCAGGTTCGTAAGCTGGCTCCCAAGACGGAGATTGTCTCTCACTTGATTAACGGCTTGCCGGGAGAGACCCATGAGATGATGCTAGAGAATGTCCGCCGCTGTGTGACGGACAATGACATTCAAGGAATCAAGCTTCACCTGCTTCACCTGATGACCAATACCCGTATGCAACGGGATTACCATGAGGGACGGCTGCAGCTACTCAGTCAGGAGGAATATGTCTCCATCATCTGCGACCAGTTGGAGATTATCCCCGAACATATCGTCATCCACCGTATCACAGGCGATGCTCCGCGAGACATGTTGATTGGCCCTATGTGGAGCCTCAATAAATGGGAAGTTCTCAATGCCATTGAGGCAGAAATGCGCCGTCGTGGCAGCAAGCAAGGCTGTAAAGCAAAGGAGCAGAAATTCGTATGTTAA